TCCCCCAGGTCCGCCCGATCCCCCGTCCGCATCGAGGCAGATGATCGCAGGAGACACCTCGATCTTGCAATCAGGACTGAAACCCTTGCGCCTGACGGCTTCGATGCAGCGATTCCTGTTCCACGACTCTCTCTGGCGATCGACGATGGTCGGGTCGTCTCCTCCTTGGAGCGCAAATCTATCATCGGGGCGCCCGCCATAGCGGGGGCAAGTAAGGACCACGTTGCATTTCATCTGAGGTCCTTCGATTTGTTGGTTGTTCTCTGTGTCGGTTCCCCTCGCCGGATTCTTGCACTCATCGTCGGTGCACCCCGTCGCGAACGCGACACTCCATACCGCGAACAACCCGATGACGATCGTATTCATACATTCCCCACCCGGCAGCCCCCGCTCCTGCGGTCTGCGCGAATCACCCGCTCGGGCCATGCGTCGATGCGCGGCGCACGCGTGCGATTCGAAGTGTGGCTTCCGATTGCCACGCCGCGCACGAGGAGGCCAAATTTCCGTAACGCTCACAACCCGGCTCTGCCGGTTTGCGCTCGATCGCAGGCGCAGAGTAGGCGGCTTCGTTATGCTCCGACGTCTCGCGCCTGCGTGCCCGACCCGAATCTCGTCGTGCCCCCTGCGCAGTGCGAGCCGTGCACCTGCCCGCCTCCGAGGCCACGTGTGTCGGGCTTCCCTCCGCCATCGAGGTCCGCGCTGGTACGGGCGGGGAGGATGGAGCCCCCTCGCTCCCGCGAGTCGTGCCCAGCGACGAGCGCGCAGCCCGCGGTCACGAAGCCGAAGGCCGCATGCACGTTACTGTTCGTCGAGCAACCTCTTTGGTCGCTCGTCGACTTGGTCAGGTCTCGCGACCCACGAGCCTGCCGCTTCTCTCGATACCCGTCTTAAAGCCCCACGTCCTCGGACGAAGCCATCGACGACGGCGCCGTCGACACGCCGTTCGACGACTCCGGGCGCGGGGGCCGCTGGCGGCGCTCGCCGCGGCTCACCGCGCGATCTTGCCCCTCGTCCTTCGGGGCTTCCGCCTTCTTGCCCTTGTCGCCGCCCTCGCCGGGCTTCTTGCGCAGGCTGATCCGGTCGGCCTCGCGCATCGTGAGGCAGGCGCGCAGGCCGTCCTTCAGCGTGCGCAGCGTCATCAGGCCGCCGAGGTGCACGCCGATCTCCACGAGCGTACGCGCCACGTCGGGGCGAACGCCCGTGAGGATACACTTCGCGCCGAGAAGCTTCGCCGCGTGCGTCAGCCGCACGAGGTGCGCGGCCGTCATCGTGTCGACCACGTCGACGCCCGTCAGATCGATGATCACGTACTCCGCGCCGCGATCGGCGATCCGCTGCAGGAGCTTCTCCGTCATCTCCGCGGCGCGCGCGCTGTCGATCGCGCCGACGAGCGGGAGCGTGAGCACGTCGTCCCACACGTCGATGATCGGCACGCTGAGCTCGCGGATCGCGATGCGTTGCCGCTCCACCGTGGCGAGCTGCTCCTCGAGGTCGCGCCGCGACGCCTCGAGATCACTCATCGCCTTGTCGTGCTCTTCGCGCGTCTGCTTGAGCTCGCGCAGGAGCACCAGCAGGCTCTCCTCGAGCGCACCGAACCGATCCTCGGTCAGCGCGCCGGAGAGCCCGATGGCCTCGTCGAAGGCCCCGACCGAAGCGAGCGAGAGCGCCTCCAAGACGCGCTCGATCCGCTTCCCCTCCACCACCACCGACTCGTCGGTCGCGTCCGTCATCCCCGATGATCTCCCGATGCGTCCCTCCTACATACGAGAAAAGACCCACGAGCATCAAGGTCCACCTGACGCGGAGGCGCGGGAAACCGTGCTCCCCCCCGAGACGTCGCGCGGCGCGGGTCCGGGGAGAGCGGAAATCCGGCCGCTCAGGGGGGCGGGAGGACCTTGACGGCGATCTCGGCGTCGGTGTCGGTCGTCGTGAGGGTGACGATGGCGTCGCCGGGCTCGCCGCCCACGAAGATGAAGACGGCGCGTGGCTCGTCCGCGGCGGGCCGCTGATACGCGTCGCCCGGCGCGAGCAGGTCCACGAAGCCGGGCAAGACGCGCACGATCGCGGGGTCGCTCGAGCTCGCGGTCGCGTTCTCGCAGGGGTCGCCCACGTAGGTGCACTCGATCGCGAGCGCGATGCCCTGCGAGAGGCGCACGTCCTTGGCGGCGTTGTCAACCTCGGCGACGGCCGTGGGCGGCGCGACGGTGAGGGCGACGAGGGTAGGCTCGCAACCCGCGGAGAACACGGCGGCGGCGAGCAGCCAAAGGGAGGCGCGGGGGCTCACGGGTTCACCTCCAGCACGGAGAGCGCGACCGCGACCTCGATCCCGACGGCCTTGACGGTGACGTTCGTCTCGCCCGCCTTCGTGGCGACGATCCGCCGGCTGCCGGGCACGCCCTCGTCGAGCATCATGACCACCTGCGGATCGGCCTCGAAGGCCGCGTCGAGCTCGCCGAGCAGGCGCTGCGGGCCGCGGTGCGGCGCAGCGACGAGGGTGAGCTCGTCGCCGACGAGCATCTCCATCGCGGCCGGCAGGGGCGAGGTCTGAAGGCCCCCGCGCGTCACGCGGTGGAGCCTGAGCGCGTCGGCCTCCGCGACCCAGACGTGGAGGAAATCCACGACGATATCGCCTTCCATGGTGATGAGCATCGACGCGAGCCCCGGCTCCTTCGCGTGGATGCGGGCGTCGTGGATGGTGAAGACGTCCGGGTTCGCCGAAGCGAACGAGAGCGGCGGGGTCGCGCTGCCCTCGGAGGTGACGGAGACGTCGATGGGCAAGGCGGCGCCCTTGGCGATGGGGGCGTCGATGCCGGAGACGGCGCAGACGAGCTCGCTCGGAGGACAAGCCGCGGTCGTATCCGTCTGGCCGAGCGCGCCGGCCGAGCCCTGGGCGCATCCCGTCACGAAAACGAGGAAAGGAAGCAAGAGGCGAAGGATTGGCATGGCCTCCCGACTTTACCATCATCACCGGCGCGGCGATTGCACGATGAGAGGTGTTCGGGGGAGGAGCCCCCGATGAGGCACGAAAGGGGAAACGGGGATGGCGACGTCGCTCCTTACGACAGTCGAGAATCGCTCGAGCGTCGATGCATGGGCGGAGGCCGTGCACCGGCCGGTCCAGTCGGTCCTGCAGAAGCGGCCGGAGCTCCGGACCACGCTCGACGGGACGTGGCTCGGTCACCCGCTGCACGCGGCGCTCACCGATTTCCCGGTCGGCGCGTGGGCGACGGGGGTCGTCCTGGACATCGCCGGGCTCGGACGGCCGCGGAAGAAGGGCCTGCACGACGCGGCGTTCACGGCGCACGCCTTCGGCCTGGCGGCCGCGGGCGTGGCGGCGCTCGCCGGGCTCGCGGACTGGAGTTACCTCGACGGCAAGCCGCGGCGCGTGGGCTTCGTGCACGCGGCGCTGAACACGGTCGCGGCCGGCCTCTTCGGCATTTCGTTGCTCCTGCGGAAAAACGGGCGGCGCGGCGCGGGCATCGCGGCGTCGACGACGGGGTTCGCCGTGGTGATGGGCAGCGCGTGGCTCGGCGGGGTCATGTCGTACCATTACGGGATCGGCGTGAGTCACCGCGCCTTCGAGCAGGGAGGCCCCTCGGGCTTCATGCCGGTGCTGCGGAATGACGAGCTCGCCGAAGGGCAGCTCCGCCGCGTGGTGGCCGAGGGCGCGCCGATCCTGCTCGCCCGCGCGAACGGGCGCGTGCACGCGATCGGCGATACCTGCACGCACCTCGGCTGCTCGCTGAGCCGGGGCCGCCTCGACGGCGAGCGCGTGGTCTGCGCCTGCCACGGCTCGCAGTTCCGGCTGCGCGACGGGCGGGTGATGGTCGGGCCCGCGACGGACTCGGAGCCACATTACGAGACGCGCGTGCGCGACGGCCAGATCGAGGTCCGGCGCTCCGGGCTCGACGGCGCTTCGTAGCCGGGTCCGCCCGCCGCTCCTTGGGCCCTCGTTTGCATCGGGACGTCGTGGACGCCGCCTCGCGGCAGGAATCGCCCACGGAGCAAGGAATGGTCCGTACCGAGAGCGTGGCCGATCATCATCGAAAAGCCGCCGAGCATTTCGAGAACGCAGCCGTGCACCATCGGATGGCCGCGGAGCAGCACGAGCGAGGAAATGAAGCCGAGGCCCTCCGGCACGCGATCGAAGCCCGGCGGTATCACGAGCAGGGAATGCGGCACGAGCAGGAGGCCGAGAAGCGGCACGCCGCGTGAAACCAGTCGTCCGAGGAGGAAACCATGACATGGCCCCGATGGATGAATGTCGCCCTAGGTATCTGGCTGCTGATCGCCCCGGGGGTGCTCGGGTACGTCGACGCACGCGCGGTGAACAATGACCGCCTGCTCGGCATCCTGGTCGCGGCCTCGGCGATCGTCGCGCTCTGGGCGCCGAAGGCGCGGTTCGTGAACGTCGTGCTCGGCGCGTGGCTGATCATCGCGCCGTTCGTCCTCGGGTACTTCGGCGGCAGGGCCGTGGCGAACGACATCGTGGTCGGCATCGCCGTCGCGGTCTTCGCCTTCATCCCGAGCCGCTCCGTCACGCGCACCACGACGACCCCGGGCAACACGAGCGGCCTGAGCTGAGCCTGATCGAAATTTGGCCCGGGACCTCTCTGCATGGGAGGTCTCGGCCATGTCCATCCGCGTCGCCCGGCCCTGGCTCGTGGCCTCCGGCCTCGCGCTCGGCCTCGTCACGCTCCTGCCCCTGCCCGCGCGAGCCTGGGTCGACGTGCACGTCGCGGGCGACGACGTCCGCGTCGACGTGAACAAGGACGGCTCGGCCCGCGTCGAGCACAAGATCACCCTGCGTGTCTCCGGCGGGCCGCTCAAGTCGATCGACCTCAAAGGCATCGACGCCGACGCCGTGCCCGAGCCCGACGGCTACGTGGTCCCGGCCCGCGACGCCGCCACGAACTCGCTCGCGTCGGCCTCGCCCGTGAGCACGGAGATGCTGCCGCCGCCGAGCCGCCCGCGCGAAGACGGCGCGCCAAACCCCTCGGCCATGCGCATCCGCTTCGACGCCGACAAGGGTCTGTCGCGGGGCGTGTTCGTGGTGTTCGTCCGTTACCGGACCGAGCTCTTCCGCCGCGGCCTCGTCCGGCGCGATGGCTCCATGGCCCGCCTCCGCTGGAGCGGGCTCGTCTGGGAAGACGGCTTCGACTCGGCCCGCGCCACCTTCGTCCTGCCCGCCGGCCCGACCGAGCCGCGCCCCGACGAGGCCGCCGCCGCCGAGGATCCCTCGAGCGAGTCGGCCGCGCCGCCCTCGGTCCTGTCCACGATCCGCCGCGGCGCGGGCAAGGACGAGCTCGAGCTCCTGCGGCCCTACGCGCCCAAAGGCGAGCCCGTCAGCTGGCTCGTCCGCTTCGACGCCCGCGCCCTCGACGTCACGGCCCCCCGCGCCGAGCCCGCCCCCGCGTCGGCCCCCGGGCCCGCCGCGCTCGCCCCCGACAGGCGCCTCTTCGTGCTGATCGGCGGCGGCGTCGCGTTTGTCCTGTATGCCCTGCTCGTCGCCCTCAAGTCGCGCGAGGTCGAGCGCGCCGCGCGCGCCGCCGGCGCCGAGCCTCGCCCCTTGATCCCGGCCCCGCTCTTCGTGCGCGCCACGGGCGCGGGCCTCGCGCTCGTCGCGGGCCTCGCCTTGCAGCTCGCCTTGCCCACGGGCACGGCGGGCGCGCTGCTCGTCGCCCTCGCCGCGGCGCTCGCGGCGTTCCGCGCCCCGCGCTGGATCCGCGCCTCCTCGTTGCGGGGCCCGGGCACGTGGCTCCCGGTCACCGAAGAAGAGGCCTTTTCCCGCGCCGCGCGGCCCCGCGGCGCCCTGCTCGACGTCTCCACGCGCGCCGGAAAGGCCCTCTTCGCGCTCGGCCTCGGGCTGCTCGGCGTCGGCGTGTGGTTCGTCTCGCGCACCTCGATGTACCACGCCGAGCTCTTCGCCTACGACGTGGTGGCCCTGCTCGCGCTCTTCTGCACGGGCCGCCTCGCCGAGCTGCCGCCGGATCCGGTCGCCTCCGCGGCGCCGCTCCTTCGCGACGTGGCCAAGCGCGTCCGAAAAGCGACCAAAAAGGCGGGCGAGGAGGTGCGCATCGTCCCGCGTTTCCGGGTGCCCGAGGGCAGCGCCAAGGCCGACGAGCTCCGTCTCGCGGTCGTGCCGCGCTCGCCGCTGCCGGGTTTCGCGGGGCTCGAGGTCGGCGTGGTGCTCACGCCGGCCGCGGGCTCGACGTTGCGCTCGCCGGAGGTGCTGCTGCGCGTGACGTCGGGGACGGCGTGCGAGGAGGCGACTTCGGCGATCACGCGGCAGGGCCGTTCGCAACGAGGAAAGCGCCCGACGGAGCGCGCCATCACCCTGGTCCCGCGCTTGCCGACAGCGTGGATGACCGCGGATCTCGTCACGCGCCTCGTCGGCCTGCTGCGTGAAGGTCGCAAGGCCGCGGAGGAGCGCTCGGGGATCCGCCGCTCCGCCCAGGTCGTCGCCGCCTCCGAGGACGGCCGAGCGGCTTGACGCCGGGCAGGTTTTCCCGCTTGTTTCGAGGGCGCCCGTGACCGCCCCTCCCGACAAACCCCCGCGCCTGTTCGCCCGGATCGCCGCTGTCGTGTTGCTGCTCGGCGTCTTCGGCTTCCTGGTCGCCGCGCAGAGCGACCCCTCCGCGCCCGCGCCTTCGGCCTCGCCGGCGGGCGGAGAGCCGCCCCCGCCCGCCGAGCCCTTCGGCCCGAGCCCCACGCCGCCCGATCCAGCGCTCGTCGTGTTGCTGGACGGCATGACGGTGGGGCACGAGGTGAATGGGTGGAAGGTGGTGAACTTCTACCCGACGAACGAAAAGGTCGCGTGGGTGGAGCTGCAAAGAGGCGAGTTGTTCTTCTCGGTGGGGATCGGGCCCAAGGGGACGGGCAAACCACCGCCGCCGATCCAGACGGACGTGTACGAGGTGGGCTACGGAATGCAAAGGCCGCGGGACGCGGGGATCTCGCAGCAGGAGATGACGGCGGCAGCGGAGTATGTGGCGACGCGGATCCGGAAGCGGGAGAAAGAGGTCCCGCGGCCGAGGGGGTTGTAGAAGGATGCTCTCTGCGCTGCACATCAAGGACGTGGGCCCCGCGGACCGGATGGATCTCGAGTTCGGCGAGCGGCTGAACGTCCTGACGGGCGATAACGGACTCGGGAAGAGTTTTGTCCTGGAGGTCGCCTGGTGGGCGCTCACGGGGACGTGGGTGGAGCGGCCGGTGTTGCCGCAGCGGGGGAAGGAGGAGAGTGCGGAGATCGTGCCGGCAGTGGCGTGGCGTGGAAAGAATCCCACGAAGCCGCACAAGCTTCATGGCCTGCCGCAGTTCAACCGCGTGGTTCAGCAATGGGAGCTCCCTTTCCAGTATCACTCAAGGGGCTACCAACCGCACAACAACATTTACACGCCCGTCTGGCTCCTCGACACGTTTCCAACGCTCTACGTGCGCACCAACGGAGCATTTGCCTTGTGGGATCCGGCACGGAATCATCAGATCGGCACGGTCGATCTCTCCGGTCCCACCACAGCAGTCGTCGCGGTTCCACCCTTCGTCTTCAATGAAGCTGCCGTCTGGGATGGTCTCGAACACAAGGGCAAACCTCTCTGCAACGGCCTGATCGAAGACTGGGTTACCTGGCAACTCGAGGCGCAGAACGAGACGGATCACCCGTTCCACCTCCTCACGCGCATCCTCACCCGGCTCTCCCATCCGGACGAACCCATGAAACCGGGCAAGCCCGTTCGTCCTTACCTCGACGATGTACGAAGGTTCCCCGCCATCGAGCTGCCTTACGAAACGATCCCCATCACGCACGCCTCCGCAGGCATGAAGCGCATCATCGCGCTCACCTACGTGCTCACGTGGATGTGGTCCGAGCACGTACGGGCTTGCTCGATGCTCGGCTGGAAGCCCGCGGAGCGCGTCGTCGTGCTCTTCGAGGAGCCCGAGACGCACCTGCATCCGAAATGGCAACGCCACATCGTGCCCGCGCTGCTCGACGTGCTCGGCTCGTTGTCTTCAGAGATGCATCCACAGGTCCTGCTCACGACCCACGCGCCGCTCGTGCTCGCCTCACTCGAACCGATCTTCGATGAGGAGCGGGACAAACTCATTCACTTCGGGCTCGAACGCAACCAGGTCAGCGTGGAGGAAATCCCCTGGACCAAACAGGGAGACACCGTCAACTGGTTGGTCTCCGAGAGCTTCGGCCTGAAGCAAGCCCGCTCCGCCGCAGCGGAAATCGCAATTGAAGCAGCAGAAGCCTTCATGCGTGGGGACCTCGGTGCGCTCCCGGAGGGACTGCGCACCAGCGAGGACATTCACCAGGAACTGCTCCGCGTGTTGCCCGGGCACGATCCCTTCTGGCCACGATGGATCGTGCACAATGAGAAGCGAACGGAGGCTCCGTGATCCCTGTCAAGCGCGTCCCGGAGCCTCCCGATTTCGACGCTCGTGCTCGCAAACCCGGTCAGGAATGGCTGGCGAAGAATCCTGGCGCACGACGTCCCAAAGACTACTGGTCGCCCTTCAAGAGCATCCTCGACGACGGCTTCGGACATCGATGCGGGTACACGGCCATGTACGAACCCGTAGGATCGATCGATCACTTCGTGAGCTGCAAGAACGAGCCACGCCTCGCCTACGAGTGGAGCAACTACCGCTTCGCGCAGGAGTGGATCAACAAGAGCAAACAAACGCTCGATGAAGCCGTCCTCGATCCTCACGAGGTCGAAGACGGTTGGTTCGAGATCCTGCTTCCGTCTTTGCAGCTCCGGGTGACGGACAAGGTTCCTCCGTCCCATCGATTCCGGGCGGAGTTCACCCTGACTCGTCTTCGCCTGCGGGACGACGAACGGACGCTACGACAGCGCCGAGAATGGTACCGCATGTATCAGGAGGGCGAGATCAGCCTCGAAGGTCTGCGCGCAAAGGCTCCGCTCATCGCCGCTGCGGTCGAAAAACAGAGCGCCGCGTCAGGCCAGGCCCCCTCCCGCTGAATCACCCGCCCTCTTCCCCCACGATCGCCCCGATATCCCCCGGAAGCGCCGAGCTCGCCGTGAACGCCGGCACCTTCGCGTCCCCGCCCCACGTGATCCGCGACGCGTGTAATGCATGCCGCTCGAGCCCCGGCACGCTCGCACCGCCATAAAGCGTGTCCCCCGCCAGCGGATGCCCGATCGCCGCGAAATGCGCGCGAATCTGGTGCCGCGACGCCTTCCCCGCACGCGCCTCCACCAGCGCCCATTCGCCCCGCTCCGACACCTTTCGGTACGTCGTATGCGCCGGCCGCGGCGAATACCGCTCCACGTCGCGCGGGTGCACGCACGGGTATACCCGACGCCGATCCTTCGGGTGTGGCGCCAGCGGGATCTCGATCGTCCCCGTCTCCGGCAAATCCTTCGCCGCGCAGACCAGCAAATATCGTTTGTCGAGGCGCTCTTCCTTGATCGCCCCCGTCAGCACCTCGAACGCCTCCCGCGTCCGCGCCGCCAGCACGAGCCCGCTCGTCTCCGTGTCCAGCCGATGGCAGAGCCCAGGCTCCCGCGTCGAAAAGCCGATCCCCGCGCACTCCGGGTAACGCGAGACCAGCGCGTTCGCCAGCGTGCCTCGCTCCCCAGGCTCGAGCGGCGCCGTCGGTTGCCCGGCCGGCTTGTCGAGGACGACCACCTGGTCCGTCTCGAGCACCACCACGAGCGGCGCCTCCGCGTCCGGCAGCGCCCCGCCCGACAAGGACGCCGGATCGAGCTCGACCGAGACCACGTCCCCCGCCCGCGCCACGTCCCCCTTCGACACCCGCCGCCCGCGCTCGCCGCCGCCCTCGTGCAGGCGGACCTTGCCCGCCTCGAACAGCCGCTTCGCCCCCGCTCGACCGAGCGTCGGCATCACCTCGAGCAGGAGCTTGTCCAACCGAACCCCCGCCTGCACCTCGTTCACCGTGATCTTCATCTTCTTGCCGTCTCGTTCGAGCGGACGAACCTCTACCGCAACGCCCCGCTCCACGATAGCCCCACGACGGGCGCGCGCCGCTCTCCCACGATGCTCTGCCCGATCACCCCGAAGACCGGCATCGCGCCCTCCACCAGATCGTGCGCTTGCTTCCGCGGCTTCTTCGCCGGCTCCGCCTTCGGCTTCGTCATCAACCACCCGATCGCCGCCCCTGCGAGCGTCATGCCGCCCGTCAGCCCCACCCACGCCCGCTGCTGCGTCTCCGTCGGCCCGTCGAGCAAGAGCGGGCTGCCGAGCGCCGCTCCGCCGAGCCCGCCGAGCAGCGCCCCGAGATCCATCGCCACCACCCGATGCGCCGCAGGCCGCCAGTGCACCGCGAGCGCCGCCGCCCCGAGCCAGCCGAGCCCCGCGCCGTAGCCCATCCCCGCGATCGGGAACGCGTCCACGTTGCCCCGCACGAGCGCCTCCGTCATGCCCCCGAACACGAGCCCGAGCCCGCCGCCCGAATGCGCGAGCAACGCGCCGCCCTCCGACATCCCCCGCAGCGCGAGCCCCAGCGTCGAGAGCGTGAGCCCCGTCGTGCCCGCCACGAGCCCCGCCGTCCACTGCTCGCCCTCGCCCCCCGAGCCGCCGAACCGACCCGCGTAGATCAGGTGCCCCGCGAGCGTCGGCCACCACGCGCCCGACGCGAGGAACCACGCCGATCCCACCCCGACGTCCCACTCCTCCGCGGCCAGGATCGACATGACCAGCCCGCCCCCCGCGCCGACCGCGAGCAGCGGATACAAAAGCCGCGGATCCTCCGACCCGCTCGCCCGCTGGATCGAGTACCCGAGCAGCCCGCCGAAAAGCGTCGCGTTCACCCCGAGCGCCGTGCGGCCCGCGCTCTTCGCGGGGTACGTGAGCGTCCCCGCGGGCGCGCGCGTCGGCTCTTCCTTGCGCACAGGCGACGCGCGCAGGGCCGTGACGAGGTCCCGCAACATCACCACCGCGCGCACCGGCAGATCGACCCGGCTCGTCCGCTCGATCCGCACGCGCAGCTCGGGCGAGGCGGCCTCCACGAGCACGATCCGCAGCTCGATCTCGTCGTCCCGCGCGCGCACGCTCGGCACGATCAACGTGCCGCCGAGCGAGCCCGCGAGCGCCGGGAGCTCCGCCTCCTCGGGCGCCTGGCCGCGCTCGTCGAGGTCCAGCACGAGCCCGAGATCCTGCGCCGCGTCCGCGAGCAACGCGTCGAGCTGCCCCGCGATCGGCGCGAGCTCCGCGCCCTCGCCGTCCGCGCCCACGCCCGCGGGCTTGCGCGTGATCTTCGTGGGAAACAGGACCGCCGAGCGGCCCGTCACCGCTTGGGGCTTCGGATCGCCTTGCGGCGTCCTGCGCCCCAAACCCCCAGCCGGCTCTGCCGTCGCCGGGCCGCTCGTCCGCGGCGCCTCGGCCGAGGCAGGACCCGCGGAGCCGAGCGCCGCGAGGACCACCAGGAGCCGAGCCGCGCGGCCGCCTCTCAGAACATCACCACGCCGCTCGCGAAGACGTCGAAGGTGTTGCTGTCGCTCACCCAGAAGCGCCTCCCGACCGCGTTGATCGTGGGACGATAGTTCGGGTTCGGAATACCCGTGGCCGAGACGAACTCGCCGACGTTGAGCTCGTTGCCGCTCTTGCACGGGCCCGACTGACCGATGTCGTCCTTGAACGTCGGGTTGCACGGCTGATCCCCGCTGATCCCGTGCTTCTGATCGTGCGTGAACCCGATGCCCAGCGTGAACTTGACGAACTCGCTCGCCTGCCACGTGACCGAGCCCTGCCCGCGGATCGACGCGTACTGCTGCACGTCGGTCAGGCCCGTGACGTACGTCTTCTGCGAGTTCTGGTCGATGATCGAGATCGGCTCCCGCATGCCCGCCGGCGCGTTCTCGTTGAAGTTCGGGTTGCGCTGGTACTTCGCCCACTGCGGCTGGCGCATCGAGCCCGCGCTGCTCGACCCGATCGCGTCGAAGATCTCCGAGTAGTCGCGGCCCTCCGACGTGTACGTGCCCTGCACGCGCATGTCGAAGGTCAGCCGGCCGAACTTCTCGCGGTTCTCCCACGGGATGATCATGAGGCCGAGCGTCATCGTGCCCCGGATCGGCGGGCGGTTCACGAGCGAGCCCTCGAGGTCCGTGATGCCGTAGTCCGAGTCCTCCTGCTGGAACTCGAAGAGCGCCGAGAAGCCGCCGTACGGCTCGAGGTACTTGATGCGCTTCGAGACGAGCGTGTGCACCTCGAGCCCGATCGTCCCGCGCGTCACGCCCGGATCACGCTCGCCGACGTCGAAGCCCTCGAGGTCACCGTCGCGCACGCCGTCGCGGTCGATGTCCGACGGATGCGCGCACTGGAGCTGGCCCGTGGCGGGCTGCGTGTTGCACGCGTGCATGGGCGTGCCGAGCGCGAAGCGACCCTCGACGCCGAAGAGCAGCGTGGGCTTCGTGCGATCCCGCGCCTGGTTCATGAAGGCGCTCGTGTCGATACCGACCGCGAGGTACTCGAGGCCGCTGCGATCGGGCGAGGTGAACGGCAGGCCGAAGAGCTGCTCGCCCGGCGCGCCCGCGAGCACGATGTTCTGCACGTTCGAGCTGCCGTCGAGGTCCGTGAGCTCGCGCGAGTTGTTGAGGATGATCGGCGCGCGGAAGTAGACCGCGAGGTCCTTGTAGACGCCGATGTCGACGCGCGGGATCAGGCGTGACGTCTGCTCGCTGTACGAGGCCACGTTGAGCAGGTTCGACGTGAACCCGCCCGACGTGAGGCCCGGCCCGAAGATGTTCGTCTCGCGCTGGATCTTCGCGCTCTTCGTCGAGTACTGGAAGCCCAGGCTGATCGCGATGTCGAACGGATCGCCGTCGTCGAAGGCGTCGATCACGTTCACCACCTCGCCGGGCTCCTGCATCACGCGCGGCTCGGTGGCGCTGCGCGGCTCATCGGCGAGCGCCGAGCCCGTCACGAGCGTCACGAGCGACGACGCGAGCCCGACGGCGAGACCGAGGCGAAAGCCATTGCCCTTGCGATCGCAGAACTTTACGCCTTCCATGGCAGACCTTTCCGTTGGACGGACGCTACCGGCGCCGGGCGGAACGTGTCAATCAGAAGTGCATTTCAGGGCCCCGACGGGGGCGATTGTTCCGAGGGGGGCTCGGGGAGGTAGCTGTCGCGCGGCCGCGGCTCGGTCACGGGCGCGTCGTCCGGCCCCGGCTCGATCTCGTCCGGGAAGATCGCGTCCGTGATGTCCTCGGCGTTGAGCTCCTCGCGCGCCGAGCTGAGATCCCGCGAGGTCTGATCGAGCCTGTCGGCGAGCACGCCGAGGAACTGCCAGAGCAGCTTCACCGCGAGCTCGTGCTCCTTGCGCAGGATCTCGAAGAAGTCG
The window above is part of the Polyangium spumosum genome. Proteins encoded here:
- a CDS encoding Rieske 2Fe-2S domain-containing protein; the encoded protein is MATSLLTTVENRSSVDAWAEAVHRPVQSVLQKRPELRTTLDGTWLGHPLHAALTDFPVGAWATGVVLDIAGLGRPRKKGLHDAAFTAHAFGLAAAGVAALAGLADWSYLDGKPRRVGFVHAALNTVAAGLFGISLLLRKNGRRGAGIAASTTGFAVVMGSAWLGGVMSYHYGIGVSHRAFEQGGPSGFMPVLRNDELAEGQLRRVVAEGAPILLARANGRVHAIGDTCTHLGCSLSRGRLDGERVVCACHGSQFRLRDGRVMVGPATDSEPHYETRVRDGQIEVRRSGLDGAS
- a CDS encoding AAA family ATPase; this encodes MLSALHIKDVGPADRMDLEFGERLNVLTGDNGLGKSFVLEVAWWALTGTWVERPVLPQRGKEESAEIVPAVAWRGKNPTKPHKLHGLPQFNRVVQQWELPFQYHSRGYQPHNNIYTPVWLLDTFPTLYVRTNGAFALWDPARNHQIGTVDLSGPTTAVVAVPPFVFNEAAVWDGLEHKGKPLCNGLIEDWVTWQLEAQNETDHPFHLLTRILTRLSHPDEPMKPGKPVRPYLDDVRRFPAIELPYETIPITHASAGMKRIIALTYVLTWMWSEHVRACSMLGWKPAERVVVLFEEPETHLHPKWQRHIVPALLDVLGSLSSEMHPQVLLTTHAPLVLASLEPIFDEERDKLIHFGLERNQVSVEEIPWTKQGDTVNWLVSESFGLKQARSAAAEIAIEAAEAFMRGDLGALPEGLRTSEDIHQELLRVLPGHDPFWPRWIVHNEKRTEAP
- a CDS encoding SPW repeat domain-containing protein, whose translation is MTWPRWMNVALGIWLLIAPGVLGYVDARAVNNDRLLGILVAASAIVALWAPKARFVNVVLGAWLIIAPFVLGYFGGRAVANDIVVGIAVAVFAFIPSRSVTRTTTTPGNTSGLS
- a CDS encoding STAS domain-containing protein — encoded protein: MTDATDESVVVEGKRIERVLEALSLASVGAFDEAIGLSGALTEDRFGALEESLLVLLRELKQTREEHDKAMSDLEASRRDLEEQLATVERQRIAIRELSVPIIDVWDDVLTLPLVGAIDSARAAEMTEKLLQRIADRGAEYVIIDLTGVDVVDTMTAAHLVRLTHAAKLLGAKCILTGVRPDVARTLVEIGVHLGGLMTLRTLKDGLRACLTMREADRISLRKKPGEGGDKGKKAEAPKDEGQDRAVSRGERRQRPPRPESSNGVSTAPSSMASSEDVGL
- a CDS encoding RluA family pseudouridine synthase, whose protein sequence is MERGVAVEVRPLERDGKKMKITVNEVQAGVRLDKLLLEVMPTLGRAGAKRLFEAGKVRLHEGGGERGRRVSKGDVARAGDVVSVELDPASLSGGALPDAEAPLVVVLETDQVVVLDKPAGQPTAPLEPGERGTLANALVSRYPECAGIGFSTREPGLCHRLDTETSGLVLAARTREAFEVLTGAIKEERLDKRYLLVCAAKDLPETGTIEIPLAPHPKDRRRVYPCVHPRDVERYSPRPAHTTYRKVSERGEWALVEARAGKASRHQIRAHFAAIGHPLAGDTLYGGASVPGLERHALHASRITWGGDAKVPAFTASSALPGDIGAIVGEEGG